In Betta splendens chromosome 1, fBetSpl5.4, whole genome shotgun sequence, the genomic stretch AAAACTACAGCAGCCTTGTTCATTAGTTTCTGACGTTAGACCATAAGATGTAACTGCACTTCAGGATACGACACAAGGGGCTAATGCTGACTCCCACTGGGTTTGAGACTGGGACAAAAGAAAGAACCTCAGCAAAATGTCCGCACTACACAACCTTCTCCTGCATTTGACCTCTAGCTTAGTATCCTATGGTCCTATTGTAAGAGAGAGGCATCAACCAAATGAATGTGCTTTAGAGCCAACAACAGGCACCAACgtcctctgtcctctgttgCAGAGCTGGACCGGcccagagaagctgctggcgctggatgagttgattgacagctgtgaGCCCACACAAGTCAAGCATATGATGCAGGTGATAGAGCCGCAGTTTCAGCGAGACTTTATCTCCCTGCTGCCCAAAGAGGTGAGTCCCCGAGTTTGTCTTTCGGTTTCCATTTCAGCCACTATCCCCGTCATCGTCTGTGTGATTGTTTCTGAATGAACACACCTGACGGAGAGACGAGGCTTCCTCACCAGCCCTAATCCTGTCGCCGTCTCCTCTCACATCATTTAACGGCATCCACAGTGGGTGTCTTGTTGTCGCTCCGCGTCATAactgacaacacaaacaatcTCAAGTGCCACACTGATGATACGATCACGTAAGGGATTCTTACAAAACAGCCACAATCCACCCGATCTCGTTGAGCGGATCAAATGCTTAACACCTTGTCTGTGTCTGGCAGGTGTtgggatgagggggggggggggcggtggcaGCATGGGGAGTGAGGCAATCGGATGCAAGGTTTCAAGGTGTCGGCGCCGCTCGCTCCAGAGCCAGACGCACAAACGGCATCGCGCGTGTTCGCGCCGGCACACGAGCTCCGTCTCCTGGTCTCCGCTTTCATGTTCTCCTTCTAAAAGCCCTGTCCCGTTTTGATGAGCCCACCTCTCCGCTGTCAGAGCCGCTGGAAATAAATCGACTGGGCTCGTCAGAAAAGAAATTTTTATTGGACGACCCCTGTGGTCACACTGTGGATGCAGTTGGGGCTGAAACTATAAAGTTATAATCCACCAGCGATTCTGTCATGTTTTAAAAGTGATCACCAACTGGGACCTAATCATAAAACCTTTAAAATGTACTAAAGCTCCATTAGTACCTGCTAAAACAGGTGTTTTAGGCGATCAGTGATCTTAAGTCTGTGGAGCTACTGTCTGCGATGGGTCATGATTGTCTCAGATCATTCTAATAGTATCAGAGAACAATATTCGCTCTATGCGTTAGGCCTGTAATATCTACTCTATGATGAAGCAGGACAATCACTTGACATAATGGTTGATGTATTATTCTGTGTTAAGCATTTTGTCCTGAGTGGAGCAAGTGCTGcagatggtgtttttttttttttttttttttttttttttttttttttacacatggGACCTGATTTATGCTCATTACCACTGGTTTGCTTTCCTTTGCAGGCTTTGTATTAAACCGTATAGCCAACATTGGCGCCTCCACTGTGAAGCCGCTGCCATTATGTGCCCGTGTCAGGCTTGATTCATGCCGTTAATATTGTGCACACACTGCTTCCGCAGCGCTTTTCTTAGCCGttcatttgttttacttttactccGGGCAGAGCTGTTCATTCACGAGGCGTACGCATAATAAACAGCGCGTTTCCCGTCCTTGCCTCTCAACAGCTGGCTTTGTATGTGCTGTCGTTCCTGGAACCGAAGGACCTCCTCCAGGCAGCGCAGACGTGTCGCTACTGGCGCATCCTGGCAGAGGACAACCTGCTGTGGCGCGAGAAATGCAGGGAGGAAGGTGAGTGTTTGCATCAGATGCAAAGGGACGACCCGCTGTCGCGCAGCGGGAGCCGCCTGGAGCCACCGCTGCGGTCAGTCCTCCGCATGTTGTACTTGCTTGAAGGTAAACTTAGAGGAAAATCcataggcttttttttttttgttccaatCAGCTTCTTTCTCTGTCCTACCAGGCATCGATGAGCCTCTGCCCCTCAAGAAGAGGAAAATCGTCAAGCCTGGCTTCACTCACAGTCCCTGGAAGAGTGCCTACATCAGGCAGCACAGAATAGACACtaactggaggagaggagacctcAAATCACCCAAGGTACTGTTCCCTTCAAGCCTAAATTCCCCACAGGTTAGCTTCACCTCAGCTGATCTGACAGATCTCGTATCAAATGGCTTTGAGTCACAGACAGATAGTCCAACAAGCGCCCGAAGAGTGGACCTGATGGAAAGTTAGTGATGGGTCGGGCCGGTGCTCCACAGTCCTCGTGGTGACTGATAATAAGCAGGAACCCGGGTTgatcctcttctcctccagtctAATGGCTGCGTTTGTCTCCCGCCCGCTCAGACGTTTCCCCTGAAGCGCGTTAAAGCTGCTCCCTAATGGGCCCGGTGCCCGCGGCTGTTACTAAAAGGGCCACGCGCCGTTTTCGGCCCGTGCCGCCGTACATTTGGTTAATGTGCTTTTCATACGTCTGTGCGTTTTTGCAGCTGGCTCAGTTGTTCGCTGACCCAGCGCTCCTGCGGAGCAGTATGAGCAGGCGATGGCCACACCCCCTGCGGATTCTCCTGCGTTGTGTCCGTCCGTGCGCGGCCCCGAGGACCACTGTCTGCTGTCGCGCCTTTGCCGTTTGTCAACCCCGCGTCCAACTGTCTCCTGTCCCGTCTCAAAGGTGCTGAAAGGTCACGACGACCACGTGATCACCTGCCTCCAGTTCTGTGGCAACCGGATCGTCAGCGGTTCCGATGACAACACGCTGAAAGTCTGGTCGGCGATCACAGGAAAGGTAGGACCGAATGAGTTCACTAAGAGCATGTGGTTTCACACATTTATCAGCTCAGAACACACAGGCTTGTAGATTTGTGCTCAGTGACTTCCTGCTGTCATGGAGCATCTTGTATTATCCTTATATTTATTTGATAGTAAAGCTCCCACTAAACCCACCGTCAGTGTTTGGTAATATTGAAGTTCCTAGCAGGACTCTCCTCTCAGTCTTCTCCGTCGAAGCCCATTCTTCTGGAGACTTGTTACACAGCACATGTACGCAGCGAGTGTTAGTATTCATAGCCGGAGCTGGTGCTGCCACACAGGCCTCGCGCTGCAGCTTTACACTGTATTAAACGGGAAGGCGGCGGTTGTAGTGCGGTGTGAGGCAGAGGCTCGCACATTGTGTGTGAATCAAGGTGCTGGACTTGACTTTGTGCTGAAAACCCAGTGTTCTGGTGGAATGTCCTCTTGGGCTGTGAACTTGTATCGTTTGGCAAAAATAAAACCGCATACAAAGAGAAGCCCCTAAAGAACTTGGTGTTTTGCATGGCCACACTGCAGTAGGTTCCCCTTTATGCGGGACACAATGAGCCCAGACAGCTCGCTTTTCACTGCTGTACAGACTTTGTATAACAGATAGCGGCGCTGGCGATCAGCCAAGCGCTGATTACACGCACATCGGTCACGCCATTTGCTGCAGCGAACAGATCCGGCCAAGGTCACGGGACGGACGACGGAGCGCAGGCCGCGTCTCCTTCACCCCACAGGTTGTCGAGTCGCCGGCAGGTTCGGCCGATGTGCGTCCGCGCTGTCGCCACGCACTCGCAGTGCATTGTGGTCCGTAAATGCAAATCCACCTCAGCTCTGTTTGTTCACACTAGTGTGTAACATGTCTTTGGCTCTGAAGCTCTCGAGACCGGAGCATCCCCATCTGCGAAGGAACGGCCAATTAAGTGTTGTCCACCATTCAGTTCAAGTGTGTGTGGAAGGCAGTAAAAAGCACAAATACAGTGCCATCATCGGGACCTGCATTTGGTTTCCGTCTCTTTACAGCCTTGAGCGGTTTGTTTGAGGACTTGCCTGTTGCGTTTCCCTCACCGTCGAACCGCCCTGAGATCACAGGCGTGTGAAGTGGCCGTCCGTGATCTCAGCGTGTTGCACGGGTTCACGCTATCCTTTATAGTGCAAATATCCAAGATGGCAGCCACAGAAGTCCTACGTGACCTTCTTTAAAAGCTGACTTCTTTGACCTCGGCGCCTTTTAGCGCTCTTTTAAATCCTCCCACCGCAGCGAAAGCTCCGGCTCGCCTTCCACACCAGCTGACGCCAGAACTCGGGTATTACTCAGAATTGGATCAATAAGACGTGAAAGTGCGAAGATGATGGGAGGCGAAAAACTCTTGATTTGAGTCTTTATCCGCTCTTATTTTGAAGTGTGGTGCCTTATTCTTTCTCGAAACTTTTACCTGTTTGATTTCTGGTCACTTTTcattcatcaaaaaaaaaaaatcgcgTTGTGCCTGCGCATCAGTGATAAGTTTGGTGGACGATTACAGATTTCAAGGGTAAATTGGATCAGACTCTCAGATACCAGTGGTTGCTCCTCAAAGGGGGAGATTTGCAACGAAGGCTCGGTGAGTTGCGCTGTTGCTGGAGGATTTAAACTGACAGCACGGATAAAGAAATTGGTTACACCGAAGACAAGTTGTGCCGTAGTTAACAGCGTTAATGCTCCGCGTGCTGCTTTTCTTCTGAAAAGCCAAGATTTAGGACGATGGGAAAGATTGCCCCGTGGGGGGACAGCGCGGGGTCAATGTTCTCATGTTGTTCACTACTCACTGTGTCTACTGTGATTGAGACGAGTTCATAGTGCAAAGAGATAACAGACGTTGACATAATAACAGATGTTTCCATCAATTGTTAACTCAGTCTGCCCAGTGTTCTTGTTTAATGTTGTCATTAATTTTTCAAACTCACTGGGTGTTTTTAAGCACAGCAGATAAATCATATTGACAGGATTATTTGAACATGGCTTAAAGTATGAAATGTTAGGCAAATATTCACCAGCTACTGTTCTCCCAGTGAAGTCCTGCCAAAGGTTCAGCAAACACTAAGACAGATGCTTGTTAATGTTCCTTCTTGGCTGCGAGCTCAATCTCTTGCCCTTGATTTATCTAGTTATATAAAATCACAGTGAAGTGAACCCTTGCCGTGAGGCAATCAGGGAATTATTACGTGACTATGTTATATGTATAAGCCCCCACGCCAACCAAAGTGTTCTGTTGCTAAGCGATCATGTAAGACAATGGGGGATTTGATTGTGGGGAAAGTGTTGCATCAGCGATGGGAGCGAACGCGGAGTTTGGAATTAAAGTGACACCAGCGTTCCTGCTCGCGTCCGCGTGCGCGCAGATCTGTAGTCCGGGGGGAATTTCCCAGCGACGACTTTCCTGCTGAAGCGGCGCTTGTTCTGACGACGGCTGCAGGCTGAAGGCTGAAGGCTTCGGCGGTGGCTGTCGATCCGGCGCGTCTCTGCCGCTTCAAAGGTGGACGGCCGGCGCTTAACGGAGCGGCGCCCGTTAGCGCGGATCCAAGATGGCAGCGGCGTCCTCGGCCAGATGCTCCCGCTGCGTGGAGGGCCGCTTTATCGCCGCCTCGTTCCAGCCAGCTGAGATTAGAGATTGCCTTTGGAGCGCTCGCACGCAGGCGTGTGAGGGTGTGCGTCGGGAACTAGAGCCACGTATTAACCAGTGTGAGAGCATGGTCAGCTGGGAAAAGCATTTGATGCGAGTCCCAGCAGAAAAGAATGTAGGCAGCAGCGAGCATCAATGCATTCTCACTGGAGTCATGACTGGTTCCCATTTTGGTCGATATGCATGTTTAGCAAGCTTTTTTCTGTTGTAGCATCATAAAAGTAAATGCTCTAACTGCTGGACCTGAGGTGGAAAACCTACAGACTAAAGCCTTTTTGTTTGCCTTTAGTCACATTCGCCCTGGTTTTCTcccatttccctttttttctgtGGTTGCTTTAGCGGAAACTCTCCATTTTAAACCTAAAGATAATTTGTAATGTGAAGCATTTAAAGAATGCtttacatttagaaaaaaaaaaaggtccgTCACAGGTTGATTAAAATGTTGCTAATCTCCTTTCACTCTCCGGGGCGggtttattttctgtttgtttcacagACAGATAAAGGCGCCTAAGCCCTTCATTTCAGATATTCTCTCCTCCCACGCGCTGTTTGAGGAGGCTCTAATCACACACCGCAATTCTTGCTTCTGGAATCTCAACCGCTGGCTTCAGTTCACAAGTAAAGAATCGCGCGTCCTTGGGAGATTACAGTAGACTGCAGCCCCGTAGCTCAACTGTGGATAACGGTGCTGCACTCagaataatgatgataatacaCTCAGCTAATTGGCCGCGTTTCTACCACATCTTACTTTTATTAGTTTTCCAGTGACGCCCTCCTTTTTTATGTCTTATAAAGTTAAGAAAAGGGCCCAACAACAattcttactgtactgtagtgagGTTGATTATAAGGTCACGCTGCCTTGGCCCACAGTTAATGAAGGGATCTCTTTATCAaagcacagagggaggaagtCAGGCTCCTGTTTGACTCGCCCTGCAGCACCACAGCGGCTTATCGGCTGCAGACGGAGGGGTCACATGTTGAACCCTTCTATGGCACGGCCCACTGCCACCCCGGCGTAACCACGGCACTGAATTTCAATGTAATGTGTTTAGCAAAATTAAATCAAGGGACAAATGAGACAAACTGTCGAGACACAAATTCTGAAGATCAGAAAGATTTCCATAAGGGCTGTAATCAATAGCTAATCTACCGTCACTAATGAGGACGAATGGGCGCGTTTCCTTAGTGAAGACAGTCGTCAAACCCGTTCTGCGGAGAAAATGAATTAGCCAGTTTTGCTGCAGATAAGTAAAAGCAATTATAAAAGCCTGCGGAGAGCGATTTAGTCCCACTACAGCAGTCGCAGGTAGAAGTGACCGAGCCCATCCTTCGCATTAAAGGtcacacacatttcattttgCTCATCCTTTTTCCCCTGAAGCCAATAAAAGGTCATACAGgaagaaaatgtgattttatgaTTTCCCTTTTGATATGTGTGAATGAAATCGCCATAAATGTCCTTTCAACTGAGTCTTCAGTAGCGCTGCGTTTACTGACCCAGACTTTTGTCCGGCTTTAAACTTTTCAGTGTCTGCGGACGTTGGTGGGCCACACGGGAGGCGTGTGGTCATCCCAGATGCGCgacaacatcatcatcagcggCTCCACCGATCGCACACTCAAAGTCTGGAACGCAGAGACAGGAGAATGTATCCACACCCTCTACGGGCATACCTCAACCGTGCGCTGCATGCACCTACACGAGAAAAGGTACGGGTCGAGTCCGAAAAGTAACACAATCCTGCAGAGGGCAACACTAAAACCGTACAGTAGCTTCCCACAGTGTGAAAGAATGAGCAACTGTACTAAAGCAGAAGGCGACGGGACAGTGTGGGCCTCATGGTGGTTACACAGACGGAGTCCTGCACGAGGAGCTGCTCACTGCTCTGCCCTTTGTTCCACTCCACAGACAGAGTGCTCTTTGAGCCTCCGGGCCCACCGAGGTCTTAGTGGAGCCTTTTATAAGTCACTCAGTGGAAATGCTGAGAGCAAACAGCTAATGACATGCTGATTGTCATCTATACAGCGGCATGAAGGACTTCATCAATAGACCGTAATATGGATGAGTTattcagagaaaagcagcatcGGTGGTTCTGGTTTTTAATAGCTTACACTCAGAACCAACTGCACTCTTGCTGCGTAAAATGTAAAGGCTGAGTCAGCACTCCACCCTAAAGGGGGTTTCCTGCTCCAGAACCTATATTATATCATTCCGTCTCTTTCCATTCAGGCAGAAGACGCCGCCCGAGGGCGGTTGTTTGACTTAAAGAGGTGTTTTTGTACCTTCAAGTATGAACATGACTGTGGCTCTGTAGGGTACTCATtgtcagaggagcaggagggagcgCTGCTACCTGCCTCATTAGCGTGTCAGTCACCGCCGTGCAGCACGTTCGACTCGAGGGAGACGCTCCGACTGTGGGAAAGTGAAGCTCGATGTAAAGATTTGTTCCTTCGCGCCGGCCGTTGGAGCCGCGCCGGTCCTTTGCCGGTATCGGCCCGCGTCATTGACCCGACTGTGTCGGCCTGTGCTTCCTCCCAGGGTGGTCAGTGGCTCTCGCGATGCTACGCTACGCGTCTGGGACATCGAGACGGGTCAGTGTTTACACGTCCTCATGGGCCACGTGGCGGCGGTGCGCTGCGTCCAGTACGACGGGCGGCGGGTGGTCAGCGGTGCCTACGACTTCATGGTCAAAGTGTGGGACCCCGAGACGGAGACCTGCCTCCACACACTGCAGGGCCACACCAACAGAGTGTACTCGTTACAGGTGAGACCCCTGCAGCACTAAGTAATTACTAGATCCATGTATTGTTATTTCACATGGTCTCTCAAACAGTCATCCAAGCACTGATACCAAGTCAGAAATAGGTGTATTTAAGTAGATTTGCAATCTGAAAGCAAGCAGGGAGAAGATAATGGGATGAATGAGGAATCCATCAATCTGTGGTTCCTCTTTTCTCATTGTTCTGAATCCCTTCATGTCAAACATACTGAGCTTGTGACCGAACAAAATctattttctgcttttattgtagGGAAAAGCGGCGAGCCTTTATATTCTCCTGTTGGTCTCACATCTGCTGCTTTCTCCTCGCGTAACATCTGGCTTTGCGATGTTTGCACCTTCTCTCAATATTGTTTTGAGCATAACttgcaaataaaaaatgtctGACATCTGGTTTGGTGCGAAACCAGAGTTTTGATTAGATTTATGTGCGAGATCCCTAAAAGTCCTGCGTCCTCCAAGACGTCCTCGCAGCCACTCTGTGTGATGACAGTGCACTTTAGCCGGTGCCGTCGCTCTCACTGAGGAGGCAGTTTACTGCACCGACAGATTGGTTTTTGTATCACGCCGCATTGGTTGGACTTTTAAAAATGTCGGCGCGCCGCTCCGGAATGGGGGAACCGAGAGACGAGCGCTCACAGATCGAtaaaattcattcattttaatgagtTTAATCTAAAGATTGTTAATAGAACGCAAGTCTGCGGCGGAGGTGTCTGTGTCATCAGCTATGAGGCGAGGGAACGTCCGCAGACTCTGGCGCCGCTTTAACCTGAACCCCTCTGCGCAGTTTGACGGGATCCACGTGGTGAGCGGCTCGTTGGACACGTCCATAAGGGTCTGGGACGTGGAGACGGGGAACTGCATCCACACGCTGACGGGCCACCAGTCGCTCACCAGCGGCATGGAGCTCAAGGACAACATCCTGGTTTCGGGCAACGCGGACTCCACCGTCAAGATATGGGACATCAAGACGGGCCAGTGCCTGCAAACACTGCAAGGTGAGTGGGCCTTCCCAGCAGGCAGCGGTACCGACTGTGACTGGGCCCGCTTTGAATGTGGCCCTGATGACGCTTGGACTGGTTCTAACTGAAACGTCAGTGAAGCCTGTGAATGTAGGACTGTAAGAAAGTGGCTCCAGacgttaaaacaacaaaacgcAGATAAATGGAGACTCTGCTCGAAACTGACAGTCCAATTAAAAGCCGGGCTAAATcacctgtttgtgtgcgcgtggcAGTGCAGAGCAAACACCTCGTGGGCCTGCTGGCGCTGATTACTCTCATTTCCTTTGCGTCTGTTTGATTAGTTCTAACTCCATTAGCGCGGAGCCTCACAGGAAGTGGGGATTCTTCCGCTGAATAGCAGCAGCGAGCGCCGGTGTCCCACCCCTAAATGTCCTCATTAGGAGAGTACAACCCAGTGAGCTGGTTCTctaaacaccaacacacacagggaacaaagggaTGCCCCAGTGAGGTCTAGAGAGGGGGGGGTGCGACTGTCTTGTGAAGCGGGGGCGACTACGGTGATGCAGCACGCGGCAAGAAACTTTGTAGGTCACATAATTAGGTCAGTGAACAATTACTGCTCTTCATTAATGTGATAAGACAATAAGCAACAACACGGATGCCTGTCAGCTGGAGAGTAAAGGTAATGACGGCTTCTCTCATGTTCCCAGGTCCCCACAAGCACCAGAGCGCCGTCACGTGCCTCCAGTTCAACAAGAACTTCGTCATCACCAGCTCGGACGACGGCACGGTCAAGCTGTGGGACCTGAAGACGGGCGAGTTCATCCGCAACCTGGTGACGCTGGAGAGCGGGGGCAGCGGGGGGGTGGTGTGGCGCATCCGGGCCTCCAACACCAAGCTGGTGTGCGCGGTGGGCAGCCGCAACGGCACCGAGGAGAccaagctgctggtgctggactTCGACGTGGACATGAAGTGAGCGGGGCCGACGCGGTGGAGAAGGAAAGAGAGCGGAgcgcagagaggaaggagcagaggagggaggcgggacGGAAGGCCCAGCCCCCACGGCTCGCAGCACCCCCACGGCGCCAGGCCACGCCCCCACCGCGGCCAGGCCCCGCCCCCAACACCACCCTCCCTGTCTCTCACGGCCACAGACCCTCACACGCGCTCACCCCCTGCTTCTGAACCCCGTCACCAGTACGAGGCGCTGGGAACGGGGCCGACCAGTACGTCCCCCCAGCAGGCAGGAAGCGACGAGAGCAGGAAAGGAGCGACCGAACGCCTTTCAGTTCTGGGATCCCGTCGCAGAGACTTGGTTTTATTCAAGCCTGACAGATTTTGACATGTACAGagatattattttttaaagaccccccccccccccccaaacacacacacacacacacacacacacacacacactgtcccacCCGTATGCGCTCACAAACTCGCTGACGGCCGACTGGAACGTGGGAacacaggaaggagggagacgtTCAGAGCTGCTCGTTGTAGAGAAGTGATGGGAGGCTGGCGTCTGTACCCGGGCTCCTTTCTTGTCACTCATTTCCGTTCTTGTTGTTCTCCACTCGGTTTCCGTAGTTTGATTTCTTTACACtatcgcacacaaacacaactgtgaATTTCAGCCCCTTTTTGTTTTATCGCATCAAAGCGGTTCCGCCTTTGTTTTTGTCCCCCCTCTTTTCTTGCTGTTGCCAACGGCAACAAATCCCAGTATTAGAAACCTCCTCTGTTTAGGTTTGCTGTCATTATTTCAccaggttttttttgttgttgttgctttttatttgagttgtttgttcttcctgttttctaCGTACTTGGGTTCGGAGCTCCGTCTCCGCGCAAACGTCAGTGCTGTCCAGATTCTTTCAGTCTAACTGGGGAGGTTTCCACCAAGACGGTGCTGCGGTGAGAAGAAGTCCTCGAAGCACTGTGGATTAATGCCCCTGAACACCCCTCCGACCCCTTCCCCTCTGTTTTTCCCCAGTGGCCAAACTGTATTTATGCTGCTagatgaacagaaaaaaaaagaaaacgagaTGGAACTTTTACTTGCTGTGA encodes the following:
- the fbxw7 gene encoding F-box/WD repeat-containing protein 7 isoform X3, encoding MLRHCPIPRFSSSGARRKTPNVSCEKEKTFHSPQESQALDLAKDCATETLPPQKVLKIFSINIIAQGLPFCRRRMKRKLDHGPEVRSFPTGKKPCKGPEYPSPTGIVPCPATPTTFGHIRTANGQGQQRRRITSIQPPTGLQEWLRTFQSWTGPEKLLALDELIDSCEPTQVKHMMQVIEPQFQRDFISLLPKELALYVLSFLEPKDLLQAAQTCRYWRILAEDNLLWREKCREEGIDEPLPLKKRKIVKPGFTHSPWKSAYIRQHRIDTNWRRGDLKSPKVLKGHDDHVITCLQFCGNRIVSGSDDNTLKVWSAITGKCLRTLVGHTGGVWSSQMRDNIIISGSTDRTLKVWNAETGECIHTLYGHTSTVRCMHLHEKRVVSGSRDATLRVWDIETGQCLHVLMGHVAAVRCVQYDGRRVVSGAYDFMVKVWDPETETCLHTLQGHTNRVYSLQFDGIHVVSGSLDTSIRVWDVETGNCIHTLTGHQSLTSGMELKDNILVSGNADSTVKIWDIKTGQCLQTLQGPHKHQSAVTCLQFNKNFVITSSDDGTVKLWDLKTGEFIRNLVTLESGGSGGVVWRIRASNTKLVCAVGSRNGTEETKLLVLDFDVDMK
- the fbxw7 gene encoding F-box/WD repeat-containing protein 7 isoform X4; translated protein: MGFYGTLKMIFYKMKRKLDHGPEVRSFPTGKKPCKGPEYPSPTGIVPCPATPTTFGHIRTANGQGQQRRRITSIQPPTGLQEWLRTFQSWTGPEKLLALDELIDSCEPTQVKHMMQVIEPQFQRDFISLLPKELALYVLSFLEPKDLLQAAQTCRYWRILAEDNLLWREKCREEGIDEPLPLKKRKIVKPGFTHSPWKSAYIRQHRIDTNWRRGDLKSPKVLKGHDDHVITCLQFCGNRIVSGSDDNTLKVWSAITGKCLRTLVGHTGGVWSSQMRDNIIISGSTDRTLKVWNAETGECIHTLYGHTSTVRCMHLHEKRVVSGSRDATLRVWDIETGQCLHVLMGHVAAVRCVQYDGRRVVSGAYDFMVKVWDPETETCLHTLQGHTNRVYSLQFDGIHVVSGSLDTSIRVWDVETGNCIHTLTGHQSLTSGMELKDNILVSGNADSTVKIWDIKTGQCLQTLQGPHKHQSAVTCLQFNKNFVITSSDDGTVKLWDLKTGEFIRNLVTLESGGSGGVVWRIRASNTKLVCAVGSRNGTEETKLLVLDFDVDMK
- the fbxw7 gene encoding F-box/WD repeat-containing protein 7 isoform X2, with amino-acid sequence MNQDLLSGGSSSRRSRAPGGPAVRGNASSTARAPQQPAEDGDEDEHMNQVVEEEEEQLQQRPEASQVDGEGEQPWAPTESGASNGPREAEEEDGEAPPNEVNGGEKGARWMWGAQQRRLRGQPLEDEEEDEEEENNNSSSHQEEEETEERTEGGEEQEREEVEEEEEDEDEEEMDQDSDDFEHSVESGREEEEDEEGQGEEGLRSPPLRNNVSAPNNNPDSGCTHQSSSNNKMKRKLDHGPEVRSFPTGKKPCKGPEYPSPTGIVPCPATPTTFGHIRTANGQGQQRRRITSIQPPTGLQEWLRTFQSWTGPEKLLALDELIDSCEPTQVKHMMQVIEPQFQRDFISLLPKELALYVLSFLEPKDLLQAAQTCRYWRILAEDNLLWREKCREEGIDEPLPLKKRKIVKPGFTHSPWKSAYIRQHRIDTNWRRGDLKSPKVLKGHDDHVITCLQFCGNRIVSGSDDNTLKVWSAITGKCLRTLVGHTGGVWSSQMRDNIIISGSTDRTLKVWNAETGECIHTLYGHTSTVRCMHLHEKRVVSGSRDATLRVWDIETGQCLHVLMGHVAAVRCVQYDGRRVVSGAYDFMVKVWDPETETCLHTLQGHTNRVYSLQFDGIHVVSGSLDTSIRVWDVETGNCIHTLTGHQSLTSGMELKDNILVSGNADSTVKIWDIKTGQCLQTLQGPHKHQSAVTCLQFNKNFVITSSDDGTVKLWDLKTGEFIRNLVTLESGGSGGVVWRIRASNTKLVCAVGSRNGTEETKLLVLDFDVDMK
- the fbxw7 gene encoding F-box/WD repeat-containing protein 7 isoform X1, whose product is MCGCGCSIISSLMKRLGRTACCSDLLSCSHTSEQLQRLATGCPRQPKNVKTFSSDSLAKVQEVASWLLEMNQDLLSGGSSSRRSRAPGGPAVRGNASSTARAPQQPAEDGDEDEHMNQVVEEEEEQLQQRPEASQVDGEGEQPWAPTESGASNGPREAEEEDGEAPPNEVNGGEKGARWMWGAQQRRLRGQPLEDEEEDEEEENNNSSSHQEEEETEERTEGGEEQEREEVEEEEEDEDEEEMDQDSDDFEHSVESGREEEEDEEGQGEEGLRSPPLRNNVSAPNNNPDSGCTHQSSSNNKMKRKLDHGPEVRSFPTGKKPCKGPEYPSPTGIVPCPATPTTFGHIRTANGQGQQRRRITSIQPPTGLQEWLRTFQSWTGPEKLLALDELIDSCEPTQVKHMMQVIEPQFQRDFISLLPKELALYVLSFLEPKDLLQAAQTCRYWRILAEDNLLWREKCREEGIDEPLPLKKRKIVKPGFTHSPWKSAYIRQHRIDTNWRRGDLKSPKVLKGHDDHVITCLQFCGNRIVSGSDDNTLKVWSAITGKCLRTLVGHTGGVWSSQMRDNIIISGSTDRTLKVWNAETGECIHTLYGHTSTVRCMHLHEKRVVSGSRDATLRVWDIETGQCLHVLMGHVAAVRCVQYDGRRVVSGAYDFMVKVWDPETETCLHTLQGHTNRVYSLQFDGIHVVSGSLDTSIRVWDVETGNCIHTLTGHQSLTSGMELKDNILVSGNADSTVKIWDIKTGQCLQTLQGPHKHQSAVTCLQFNKNFVITSSDDGTVKLWDLKTGEFIRNLVTLESGGSGGVVWRIRASNTKLVCAVGSRNGTEETKLLVLDFDVDMK